A genome region from Bacteroides stercoris ATCC 43183 includes the following:
- a CDS encoding flavin reductase family protein, giving the protein MKEDWKPGTMIYPLPAVLVSCGSTPEEYNILTVAWTGTICTNPPMCYISVRPERHSYDIIKRNMEFVINLTTKDMARATDWCGVRSGKNYNKFEEMKLTPGKSTVVSAPLIEESPLCIECRVKEIVALGSHDMFIADVVNVRADTSHLNTETGKLELAESNLLVYVHGGYYGLGEKIGKFGWSVEKKK; this is encoded by the coding sequence ATGAAAGAAGACTGGAAACCGGGAACCATGATTTATCCGCTGCCCGCCGTACTGGTGAGCTGCGGAAGCACCCCGGAAGAATATAACATACTGACCGTTGCATGGACGGGAACCATTTGTACAAACCCGCCCATGTGCTACATTTCCGTGCGGCCAGAACGTCACTCCTACGACATCATCAAGCGCAACATGGAGTTTGTCATTAACCTGACAACCAAGGATATGGCGCGCGCCACCGACTGGTGCGGCGTACGTTCGGGCAAGAACTACAACAAATTCGAGGAGATGAAGCTGACACCTGGCAAAAGTACCGTTGTCAGCGCCCCGCTCATCGAGGAATCTCCCTTGTGCATCGAGTGCAGGGTAAAGGAAATCGTTGCCCTCGGCTCGCACGACATGTTCATTGCCGATGTGGTGAATGTACGCGCCGACACCTCCCACCTGAATACGGAAACCGGAAAACTGGAGCTGGCAGAATCCAACCTGCTGGTTTACGTGCATGGCGGCTATTACGGACTGGGAGAGAAAATCGGGAAATTCGGCTGGTCGGTAGAGAAGAAAAAGTAA
- the pyrB gene encoding aspartate carbamoyltransferase, producing MENRSLVTIAEHSKEKILYMLNMAKEFEAKPNRHLLDGKVVATLFFEPSTRTRLSFETAANRLGARVIGFSDPKATSSSKGETLKDTIKMVSNYADIIVMRHYLEGAARYASEVTTVPIVNAGDGANQHPSQTMLDLYSIYKTQGTLENLNIYLVGDLKYGRTVHSLLMAMRHFNPTFHFIAPEELKMPEEYKIYCREHDIRFVEHTDFTEEIIADADILYMTRVQRERFTDLMEYERVKNIYILRNKMLEHTRPNLRILHPLPRVNEIALDVDDNPKAYYFQQAQNGLYAREAILCDVLGITLDDVK from the coding sequence ATGGAAAACAGAAGTTTAGTCACTATCGCCGAACACAGCAAAGAGAAAATTCTCTATATGCTCAATATGGCGAAAGAGTTCGAGGCAAAACCCAACAGGCATCTGCTCGACGGTAAAGTTGTCGCCACCCTATTTTTCGAGCCGTCCACCCGCACCCGCTTAAGCTTTGAAACCGCCGCCAACCGGCTCGGTGCACGTGTCATCGGCTTTAGCGACCCCAAAGCTACCAGCTCGTCCAAAGGCGAGACACTGAAAGATACCATCAAGATGGTAAGCAACTATGCCGACATCATCGTGATGCGCCACTATCTAGAAGGAGCTGCACGCTATGCCAGCGAAGTAACCACAGTGCCCATCGTCAATGCCGGAGACGGAGCCAACCAGCATCCCTCGCAAACGATGCTCGACCTCTACTCCATCTACAAGACGCAAGGTACGCTGGAGAACCTGAACATCTACCTGGTAGGCGATTTGAAATACGGCCGCACCGTACACTCCCTGCTGATGGCCATGCGACACTTCAACCCCACCTTTCATTTCATCGCTCCCGAAGAACTGAAAATGCCGGAAGAGTACAAGATTTACTGCCGCGAACATGACATCAGATTTGTGGAGCACACCGACTTTACGGAAGAGATAATAGCCGATGCGGACATCCTTTACATGACCCGTGTGCAACGCGAACGCTTCACCGACCTCATGGAGTACGAACGCGTGAAGAATATCTATATCCTGCGCAACAAAATGCTGGAACATACCCGCCCCAACCTGCGCATCCTGCATCCGCTGCCCCGTGTCAACGAGATAGCCCTCGATGTGGACGACAACCCGAAGGCATATTATTTCCAGCAAGCGCAAAACGGACTTTATGCACGTGAAGCCATTCTGTGCGATGTGCTTGGCATTACGCTGGACGACGTTAAGTAA
- a CDS encoding porin family protein, which translates to MGRRWLLFGVCLLAFSTAMWGQLPVVPGTDKPEHPQHTHRHDRRVNFGIKGGFTSSLFLVSDLVLNGTVIDEVQNNYKIGYFGSFFMRINFKRHFLQPELSYTINRCNITFEKPLPEDAPESSIPEMASITSSIHSFEIPVIYGYNIIKEGPYSLAVFGGPKIRYIWDRQSKVTFENFDQRDIEEELYPLNVSLTAGVAVTISRIFFDFRYDIGLHNISKRISYKPVYDENAGEEVPLANQIRFHRRENVLSFSLGVFF; encoded by the coding sequence ATGGGAAGAAGATGGTTGCTTTTCGGGGTTTGTTTGCTGGCCTTCTCCACAGCCATGTGGGGACAACTGCCGGTTGTGCCCGGAACGGATAAACCGGAACACCCCCAGCACACCCACCGCCACGACCGGCGGGTGAACTTCGGTATCAAGGGCGGATTTACCTCTTCGCTCTTCCTCGTATCGGATTTGGTGCTGAACGGAACGGTCATCGACGAGGTGCAGAATAACTATAAGATAGGTTATTTCGGCTCGTTCTTCATGCGGATAAACTTCAAACGCCACTTCCTGCAACCGGAACTGTCGTACACGATAAACCGCTGCAACATTACCTTCGAGAAGCCGCTGCCCGAAGACGCGCCCGAAAGCAGCATACCCGAAATGGCCTCTATCACCTCGTCTATCCACAGCTTTGAGATTCCCGTAATCTACGGATACAACATCATTAAGGAAGGGCCTTACAGCCTTGCCGTATTCGGCGGACCGAAAATACGCTACATCTGGGACAGGCAGAGCAAGGTCACTTTCGAGAATTTCGACCAGCGGGACATCGAGGAGGAACTCTATCCGCTGAACGTCAGCCTCACCGCCGGCGTTGCTGTAACGATTTCCCGCATCTTCTTCGATTTCCGCTACGACATCGGACTGCACAATATTTCAAAGCGTATCAGCTACAAGCCGGTCTATGATGAAAATGCCGGTGAGGAAGTACCTCTTGCCAACCAGATACGTTTCCACAGGCGGGAGAATGTCCTGAGTTTTTCACTTGGCGTGTTCTTTTGA
- a CDS encoding outer membrane beta-barrel family protein yields MKRFYLLSVISLFSAGISAQEITGGERTLSADSIITSDARLDSIYQSLPEVMIIGERPVVKASQGKLVYDLPQLIRDLPVDNAYDAVKELPGVTEMNGGLQLAGQGVTVILNGKVTTLSVEQLYTLLRSIPASRIEKAEVMYNAPARYQVRGALINVQLKQTADGPSSWQGELYGKYNQKHYEGFEERASLLYNGNKFSTDFLYSHKHGRTYTTTDKDAMHALADGSVYPMATDEVRRARSHTHSFRVGADYTIAKDHQLSFVYNGNYTTSHNRMNINGSQQSATLSNSTDWLHNGRLDYSTPFGMKAGVEFTYYRSPSDQLLNSRLLENDELDFFTQDCQRINRWKMFLAQEHSLGKGWGLNYGIVYTTGIDNSYQYYYDPETGEQLGDENTTSLAAGDNSAGNFTNMKSRKREETLNIYAGFSKSFGDKLSLDASLAVERYKTPVWNQWDWYPTVNLNYMPAPGHILQLALSSDKHYPDYWAVQDAVSYIGGGYSEIHGNPLLKPAQSYEFQMNYILKGKYIFSTWFSHTKDYSVQTLYQSSQRLVEIYKYLNFDYRQQFGIQASVPFKVKNWLNSRLTFIGIWHREKDSDFWDIPFDRKQCYGIAQMNNTFTLSTKPDLKLTVTGFVHSKAIQGIYDLPVSGNVNAALRYGFAKGKAVLNLYCNDIFETGQISPRIRFQTQNVTNHYSCFRELGVSFTYKFGGYKEKKREGVDTSRFK; encoded by the coding sequence ATGAAACGATTTTATCTGTTATCAGTAATCAGCCTTTTTAGTGCCGGCATCTCCGCCCAGGAAATCACCGGCGGAGAACGTACCCTCAGCGCCGACAGCATCATTACCTCGGATGCCCGCCTGGACAGTATCTACCAAAGCCTGCCCGAAGTGATGATTATCGGCGAACGCCCCGTAGTCAAAGCCTCGCAAGGCAAACTGGTGTATGACTTGCCGCAGCTTATCCGCGACCTGCCTGTGGACAATGCCTACGATGCCGTAAAGGAGCTTCCCGGTGTAACCGAGATGAACGGCGGCTTGCAACTGGCAGGGCAGGGTGTCACCGTCATTCTGAACGGAAAAGTGACCACCCTCAGCGTCGAACAGCTTTACACACTGTTGCGGAGTATCCCCGCAAGCCGGATAGAAAAAGCCGAAGTGATGTACAACGCACCCGCCCGCTACCAGGTGCGCGGCGCACTTATCAACGTGCAACTGAAGCAAACCGCGGACGGTCCCTCTTCCTGGCAGGGCGAACTCTACGGCAAATACAATCAGAAGCATTACGAAGGTTTTGAAGAGCGTGCCAGCCTTTTATATAACGGAAATAAATTCTCAACGGATTTTCTTTACTCGCACAAACACGGCCGTACTTACACTACGACGGACAAAGATGCTATGCACGCTTTGGCGGATGGCTCGGTGTACCCGATGGCAACCGATGAGGTACGCCGCGCCCGTTCGCATACGCATAGTTTCCGGGTGGGAGCCGATTATACTATCGCTAAAGACCATCAGTTGAGCTTTGTCTACAACGGTAACTATACAACGTCTCACAACCGGATGAATATCAACGGTTCGCAGCAGTCCGCCACGTTGAGCAACAGTACCGACTGGCTTCACAACGGCCGGCTGGACTATTCCACGCCTTTCGGCATGAAAGCCGGTGTGGAGTTCACTTACTACCGTTCTCCGTCCGACCAGTTGCTGAACAGCCGCCTGCTGGAAAACGACGAGCTTGACTTCTTTACACAGGACTGCCAGCGCATCAACCGCTGGAAAATGTTTCTGGCGCAGGAACACAGCCTGGGCAAGGGCTGGGGACTGAATTACGGTATTGTCTATACCACCGGCATCGACAACAGTTACCAATATTACTACGACCCGGAGACCGGCGAACAGTTGGGAGATGAAAATACAACTTCGTTGGCAGCCGGTGATAATTCCGCCGGTAACTTCACTAATATGAAATCCCGCAAACGGGAAGAAACGCTGAACATCTATGCAGGTTTCAGCAAGAGTTTCGGCGATAAACTCTCGCTGGATGCCTCGCTGGCTGTGGAGCGTTATAAAACGCCCGTTTGGAACCAGTGGGATTGGTATCCCACCGTCAACCTGAACTATATGCCTGCCCCCGGACATATCCTGCAACTTGCGCTGAGCAGCGATAAGCACTATCCCGACTATTGGGCCGTGCAGGATGCCGTTTCTTATATCGGCGGCGGATATTCCGAGATTCACGGCAACCCTCTGCTGAAACCTGCGCAAAGCTATGAGTTTCAAATGAACTATATCTTAAAGGGCAAGTACATCTTCAGCACCTGGTTCAGCCACACCAAGGACTACTCGGTACAGACGCTTTACCAGTCCTCGCAACGGCTGGTTGAAATCTATAAATACCTGAACTTTGACTACCGCCAACAGTTTGGCATACAGGCATCAGTGCCCTTTAAGGTAAAGAACTGGTTGAATTCCCGCCTGACCTTTATCGGCATCTGGCATCGCGAGAAAGACAGCGACTTTTGGGATATCCCCTTCGACCGCAAACAGTGTTACGGCATCGCCCAAATGAACAACACCTTCACCCTTTCCACCAAGCCCGACCTGAAGCTGACCGTCACCGGATTTGTGCACAGCAAAGCGATTCAGGGAATTTACGACCTGCCTGTTTCCGGCAATGTAAATGCCGCCTTGCGCTATGGCTTTGCCAAGGGAAAGGCCGTCCTGAATCTGTATTGCAACGATATATTCGAGACCGGGCAGATTTCTCCGCGCATCCGCTTCCAGACGCAGAATGTAACCAACCATTACTCTTGTTTCCGCGAGTTGGGCGTATCGTTCACATACAAGTTCGGCGGTTATAAGGAAAAGAAGAGGGAAGGAGTGGATACGTCGCGGTTCAAATGA
- the glyA gene encoding serine hydroxymethyltransferase encodes MKRDDLIFDIIEKEHQRQLKGIELIASENFVSDQVMQAMGSCLTNKYAEGYPGKRYYGGCEVVDQSEQIAIDRLKQIFGAEWANVQPHSGAQANAAVFLAVLNPGDKFMGLNLAHGGHLSHGSSVNTSGIIYTPCEYNLNKETGRVDYDQMEEVALREKPKMIIGGGSAYSREWDYKRMREIADKIGAILMVDMAHPAGLIAAGELDNPVKYAHIVTSTTHKTLRGPRGGVIMMGKDFPNPWGKKTPKGEIKMMSQLLDSAVFPGIQGGPLEHVIAAKAVAFGEILQPEWKEYAKQVKKNAATLAQALIDRGFTIVSGGTDNHSMLVDLRSKYPDLTGKVAEKALVSADITVNKNMVPFDTRSAFQTSGIRLGTPAITTRGAKEDLMLEIAEMIETVLSNVENEQVIADVRARVNAKMKEYPLFAY; translated from the coding sequence ATGAAAAGAGACGATTTAATTTTCGATATCATCGAAAAAGAGCATCAACGTCAGCTCAAAGGTATTGAACTGATTGCATCAGAGAACTTCGTAAGTGATCAGGTTATGCAGGCAATGGGTTCCTGCCTCACCAACAAGTATGCAGAAGGTTATCCCGGCAAGCGCTACTACGGCGGTTGCGAAGTCGTAGACCAAAGCGAGCAGATTGCCATCGACCGCCTGAAACAGATTTTCGGCGCAGAATGGGCAAACGTACAGCCGCACTCAGGTGCACAGGCCAACGCTGCCGTATTCCTCGCAGTGCTGAACCCGGGCGACAAATTCATGGGCCTCAACCTTGCACACGGCGGTCACCTCTCTCACGGTTCGTCAGTGAATACTTCCGGCATTATCTACACTCCCTGCGAGTACAACCTGAATAAAGAAACCGGACGTGTGGACTACGACCAGATGGAAGAAGTGGCCCTGCGCGAGAAACCGAAAATGATTATCGGCGGCGGTTCTGCCTATTCACGCGAATGGGACTACAAACGCATGCGCGAAATAGCCGACAAGATAGGTGCTATCCTGATGGTAGACATGGCACACCCTGCCGGACTGATTGCCGCAGGCGAACTGGATAATCCCGTGAAATATGCCCATATCGTGACCTCTACCACCCATAAGACGTTGCGCGGTCCTCGTGGCGGTGTCATCATGATGGGCAAGGACTTCCCCAACCCCTGGGGCAAGAAAACACCGAAGGGCGAAATCAAGATGATGTCCCAATTGCTCGACTCTGCCGTATTCCCCGGCATTCAGGGCGGCCCGCTGGAACATGTCATCGCTGCGAAAGCCGTTGCCTTCGGCGAAATTCTGCAACCGGAATGGAAAGAATATGCCAAACAGGTGAAGAAAAACGCCGCTACGCTGGCACAAGCCCTGATAGACCGTGGCTTTACCATCGTTTCCGGCGGTACGGACAACCACTCCATGCTGGTAGACCTGCGTAGCAAATATCCCGACCTGACAGGTAAGGTAGCCGAAAAGGCATTGGTATCTGCCGACATCACCGTGAACAAGAACATGGTTCCGTTCGATACCCGCTCCGCATTCCAGACCTCCGGTATCCGTCTGGGTACTCCCGCCATCACAACCCGCGGCGCCAAAGAAGACCTGATGCTGGAAATCGCTGAAATGATTGAGACCGTTCTCTCCAACGTAGAAAACGAACAGGTCATTGCCGACGTCCGCGCACGCGTAAATGCCAAGATGAAGGAATATCCGCTGTTCGCTTACTGA
- the pyrI gene encoding aspartate carbamoyltransferase regulatory subunit has protein sequence MKKQELQVAALENGTVIDHIPSEKLFTVVSLLGLEQMNNNITIGFNLKSKKLGTKGIIKIADKFFCDDEINRIAVVAPNVKLNIIRDYEVVEKREVKLPDELRGIVKCANPKCITNNEPMPTLFHVVDKENCVIKCHYCEKEQTREDIEII, from the coding sequence ATGAAAAAACAAGAATTGCAGGTGGCCGCATTGGAAAACGGCACTGTCATCGACCATATACCCTCTGAGAAGCTGTTTACAGTAGTATCATTGCTGGGACTGGAGCAGATGAACAACAACATTACTATCGGTTTCAACCTCAAAAGCAAGAAGCTGGGAACAAAGGGTATCATCAAAATAGCGGATAAGTTCTTCTGCGACGATGAGATAAACCGCATTGCCGTAGTTGCCCCCAACGTAAAGCTGAACATCATCCGCGACTACGAAGTGGTGGAGAAACGTGAAGTGAAACTGCCCGACGAATTGCGCGGCATCGTAAAATGCGCCAATCCCAAGTGCATCACCAACAACGAACCGATGCCTACCCTGTTTCATGTGGTGGACAAGGAGAACTGCGTAATCAAATGCCACTATTGCGAGAAAGAACAGACAAGAGAGGACATAGAGATAATCTGA
- a CDS encoding formate--tetrahydrofolate ligase: protein MKSDIEIARSIELKKIKQVAESVGIPREEVENYGRYIAKIPEHLIDEEKVKQSNLILVTAITATKAGIGKTTVSIGLALGLNKIGKKAIVALREPSLGPCFGMKGGAAGGGYAQVLPMEKINLHFTGDFHAITSAHNMISALLDNYIYQHQADGFGLKEIIWRRVLDVNDRSLRSIVTGLGPRTNGVTLESGFDITPASEIMAILCLAKDTEDLRRRIENIILGFDYEGKPFTVKDLGVAGAVTVLLKDAIHPNLVQTTEGTAAFVHGGPFANIAHGCNSILATKMAMTFGDYVVTEAGFGADLGAEKFYNIKCRKSGLQPKLTVIVATAQGLKMHGGVSLDRIKEPNMEGLKEGFGNLDKHIRNLRYFGQTVVVAFNRFASDTDEEVEAIRRHCEEDLKVGFAINNAFAEGGEGAVDLANLVVETIEKKPSAPLQYTYGENDTVQQKIEKVACNLYGASVVTYSSASRKMMKLIEEMGIAHYPVCIAKTQYSFSADPKIYGAVNNFEFHIKDIVINNGAEMLVAIAGEILRMPGLPKVPQAEHIDIVDGNIEGLS, encoded by the coding sequence ATGAAATCGGATATCGAAATAGCACGCAGCATTGAACTGAAGAAAATAAAGCAGGTTGCCGAAAGTGTCGGCATTCCCCGTGAAGAAGTAGAGAACTACGGCCGCTACATTGCCAAGATTCCCGAACACCTGATTGACGAGGAGAAGGTAAAGCAGAGCAACCTGATTCTGGTAACCGCCATTACGGCCACAAAGGCAGGCATTGGCAAAACCACGGTCTCTATCGGCCTGGCATTGGGACTGAACAAGATAGGCAAGAAAGCCATCGTAGCCTTGCGCGAACCCTCGCTGGGTCCGTGCTTCGGCATGAAAGGCGGAGCGGCAGGCGGCGGCTACGCGCAGGTACTTCCTATGGAGAAGATAAACTTACATTTCACAGGAGATTTCCATGCCATCACTTCCGCTCACAATATGATTTCCGCTTTGCTGGATAACTATATCTACCAGCATCAGGCGGACGGATTCGGCCTGAAAGAAATCATCTGGCGGCGTGTGCTCGATGTGAACGACCGCTCCCTGCGCAGCATTGTTACCGGACTTGGACCACGTACCAACGGGGTTACCCTGGAGTCCGGTTTCGACATTACACCTGCATCGGAGATTATGGCAATTCTCTGTCTGGCAAAGGATACGGAAGACCTCCGCAGACGCATCGAGAATATCATACTTGGCTTTGACTATGAAGGCAAGCCGTTTACAGTGAAAGATTTAGGTGTGGCGGGCGCCGTCACCGTACTGCTGAAAGATGCCATCCATCCCAACCTGGTACAGACCACCGAAGGAACAGCCGCTTTTGTGCATGGCGGTCCGTTCGCAAATATAGCGCATGGCTGCAACTCCATCCTCGCTACCAAAATGGCTATGACCTTCGGCGATTACGTAGTGACGGAAGCCGGCTTCGGTGCGGACTTGGGAGCGGAGAAGTTCTATAATATCAAATGCCGCAAAAGCGGTCTGCAACCCAAACTGACCGTTATCGTTGCCACTGCACAGGGATTGAAGATGCACGGCGGTGTCAGCCTCGACCGCATTAAGGAGCCGAACATGGAAGGACTGAAGGAAGGCTTTGGCAATCTTGACAAACACATCCGTAACCTGCGCTATTTCGGGCAGACCGTTGTGGTTGCCTTCAACCGTTTTGCCAGCGATACGGACGAAGAGGTAGAAGCTATCCGCCGTCATTGCGAAGAAGACTTGAAAGTGGGCTTCGCCATTAACAATGCCTTTGCCGAGGGTGGGGAAGGTGCGGTGGATTTGGCTAACCTCGTTGTGGAAACAATCGAAAAGAAGCCATCCGCCCCGTTACAATATACTTACGGGGAAAACGATACCGTACAGCAGAAGATAGAGAAAGTGGCATGCAACCTTTATGGCGCAAGTGTAGTGACCTACAGCAGCGCTTCACGCAAGATGATGAAGCTTATCGAAGAAATGGGTATTGCACATTATCCCGTCTGCATAGCCAAGACGCAATACTCCTTCTCTGCCGACCCCAAAATATACGGTGCTGTCAATAACTTCGAGTTCCACATTAAGGACATCGTTATCAACAACGGTGCGGAAATGCTCGTTGCCATTGCCGGTGAGATACTCCGTATGCCGGGGCTGCCCAAAGTGCCGCAAGCGGAGCACATCGACATAGTGGACGGCAATATAGAGGGGCTTTCCTGA
- a CDS encoding site-specific integrase: MFKICIVFKISIRRDGGSPCRKRKKEESPAATGSFSGFARGEIARTRLMHRHSTADNYATALRSLLAFHGKKDISFAEVDSRLVDAYGEWLRRKGICKDTLSCYMRSLRAVYNKAVEQGLTEQKEPFGNVFTGISRTRKRSIEKADINKLRAVQVKPGSFMQLVRDVFLFCFYACGMPFVDVAFLKKSQIKGGMLVYHRRKTDQVVQIKLEPCMQEIINRYRSDGSDYVFPFLTSQDEDTAYREYKRKFSYYNKTLKTLGKLAGVDKPLSSYVARHTWATLAFMSSVDMSVIAQALGHTDVKTTRIYVEDIGNGKQNSANKKLLDEVLRKRSSVQEVTSVQE; the protein is encoded by the coding sequence ATGTTTAAAATCTGTATTGTATTCAAGATAAGTATCCGGCGCGACGGCGGCTCTCCGTGCCGGAAAAGGAAAAAGGAAGAGTCTCCCGCCGCTACCGGCAGTTTCTCCGGATTTGCCCGCGGGGAGATTGCGCGCACCCGTCTCATGCACCGCCACAGTACGGCGGACAATTATGCCACTGCGCTCCGTTCGCTCCTTGCGTTTCATGGCAAAAAGGACATCTCCTTTGCCGAGGTGGATAGCAGGCTGGTAGACGCTTACGGGGAATGGCTCCGGAGAAAGGGGATATGCAAGGACACCTTGTCTTGCTACATGCGCTCTTTGCGTGCTGTCTACAACAAGGCGGTGGAGCAGGGGCTTACGGAGCAGAAAGAACCTTTCGGCAATGTGTTTACGGGCATTTCCCGCACCCGGAAACGTTCGATAGAGAAGGCGGACATCAACAAGCTGCGTGCCGTGCAGGTGAAGCCCGGTTCGTTTATGCAACTGGTGCGCGATGTGTTCCTGTTCTGCTTCTATGCCTGCGGCATGCCTTTTGTGGATGTGGCTTTCCTGAAGAAATCGCAGATAAAGGGCGGCATGCTTGTGTATCACCGGCGCAAGACCGACCAGGTGGTGCAAATCAAGCTGGAGCCTTGCATGCAGGAGATAATCAACCGTTACCGGTCGGACGGCAGCGACTATGTGTTTCCTTTTCTTACTTCGCAGGACGAAGATACGGCGTACAGGGAGTACAAACGCAAGTTCTCCTATTATAACAAGACGCTGAAAACTCTGGGAAAGCTGGCGGGGGTAGACAAGCCGCTCTCTTCGTACGTGGCGCGCCACACCTGGGCTACGCTGGCTTTCATGTCTTCGGTGGACATGTCTGTCATAGCGCAGGCGCTCGGACATACCGATGTAAAGACTACCCGGATTTATGTGGAGGATATCGGGAACGGAAAGCAGAATTCTGCCAATAAGAAGCTTTTGGATGAGGTGTTGAGGAAGCGTTCCTCTGTACAAGAGGTCACCTCTGTACAAGAGTGA
- a CDS encoding UpxY family transcription antiterminator — protein MDDFDDQIKQTTKNPWYAVRTFNCQELKISDFLKERKKVHFVPMTYVEKEKEGKTRKMLVPVVHNLVFLQKNESRKATLAMLKECNVPFSVLCDKETKHPCEIPDKQMTEFRILCDPDFKDTLYITHEEAEAKPGKNVRIIHGPFAGITGKLHRARGGYYLIKTLAGVGVMMRISRWYCEVTE, from the coding sequence ATGGACGATTTTGATGATCAAATCAAGCAAACAACAAAAAATCCCTGGTATGCTGTCCGCACATTCAACTGCCAGGAGTTAAAAATCAGTGATTTTTTAAAAGAGAGAAAGAAAGTGCATTTTGTTCCGATGACCTATGTTGAAAAGGAAAAAGAAGGGAAAACAAGGAAAATGCTTGTCCCGGTAGTTCACAATCTGGTCTTTTTACAGAAAAACGAGAGCCGCAAGGCAACGCTTGCGATGCTTAAGGAGTGCAATGTTCCTTTCAGCGTGCTTTGCGACAAAGAAACAAAGCATCCCTGTGAGATACCCGACAAGCAGATGACCGAGTTCCGCATATTATGCGACCCCGATTTTAAAGACACCTTATATATAACGCACGAAGAGGCCGAAGCGAAACCCGGTAAGAACGTCCGTATCATTCACGGGCCCTTTGCCGGGATAACGGGTAAGCTGCATCGTGCCCGCGGCGGCTACTATCTCATAAAGACGCTTGCCGGTGTAGGAGTGATGATGCGCATTTCCCGCTGGTATTGCGAAGTGACGGAATAG